From a single Triplophysa rosa linkage group LG1, Trosa_1v2, whole genome shotgun sequence genomic region:
- the LOC130558010 gene encoding uncharacterized protein LOC130558010, which produces MASIPIIVTCTSCHMFSLAFSVSCEGFICDKCREIVRLTEKILELESRIQSLSEVSKSLTTIENTLDASNISAHSSVPVENPPQLGNFVTVRRRSRRTKHHSTVPITVSNRFAPLSDAPTEKPAESALVIGDSIVRNVNIEAPATIVKCLPGARAPDIKSNLNVLAKANRKFSKIVIHVGTNDVRLRQSEITKDNIKEVCELASMMSDTVIFSGPLTAYRGDEIYSRLSSLNGWLSEWCLQNDIVFINNWKSFEGRPDLLKRDGLHPSWAGTSILSRNMAKSLNANAKT; this is translated from the coding sequence atggcttctattcctattattgttacttgcacctcatgtcatatgtttagcttagccttctctgtcagctgcgagggctttatatgcgataaatgcagggaaatagttaggctgacagagaagatcttagaattagagtctcgcatccaatcatTATCTGAGgttagtaagagtttaacgacgatagaaaacactttggatgcgagcaacattagcgcacacagctcggttccggttgaaaatcctccgcagctgggaaacttcgtgactgtgagacggcgtagtcgcaggacaaaacatcactcgaccgttccgattacagtctcgaacaggtttgccccgctcagtgacgcaccgactgagaaacctgctgaaagtgccctagttatcggtgattctattgttcggaacgttaacatagaggcaccagccaccatagtcaaatgtttaccgggagccagagcgcctgacatcaagtcaaatttaaatgtgctggctaaggctaatcgtaaattcagtaagattgtcattcacgtcggcacaaatgatgttcgactccgtcaatcggagatcacaaaagataacattaaagaggtgtgtgagctcgcaagcatgatgtcagacactgtaatattctctggccccctcactgcttatcgtggtgatgagatttatagcagattatcatcactaaatggctggttgtctgagtggtgcctgcagaatgatatagtttttataaataactggaagagttttgagggcagacctgacctgttgaaacgagatggtctccatccctcctgggctgggacttccatcctgtctagaaatatggcaaaaagtcttaatgctaatgctaaaacttga